The genomic segment TAATAATTCTAATAACAGTTTGCTTCGTTCTAATGATAAATTGCAGAAACAGATATTATTGAGTAGGTGTTGTGTCAAGAACATGGTAGAAAATTTGACTGATGCGGGTGTAAAGAGGGATGGTTTGGTCAGTTTGGTTTATCATTCTGATGATACAGAGGATGAATGTAATTCCTTCCTAGCTCGTTCTTCGATGAGACAAATTCATAGGAAAGAGGAAGATTCCGCTTCACATAGTACTCCAACATTGTCCACGAGTTCCTATAATGATTATGGCTTTAAAGATTCAAGTGCTATCATGCCCCACAATCCAACCATGGGAGATGATGCAGCAGATGATCAAGTGGATTTTTCCGTCCAACAGAGGTGTGGGATTCCTTGTTATTGGTCGAAAAAGTTAACAAGGAAGTCTAGAGTAGGATATGGGAATAGCTATTCTCCATCTCTTTCTGAAACTTTAAGGAGAAAACGAGGCAGCATTCTGTGTGGAAGTCAAAGGAGTGATCAAAGAAGACGTCACAGGACATCTACGGCTTCCAACAAGAGGAGACTGGCTTCTCGGACAACAGCTAAAAATGTCCTATCCCTTCTCACCAATAGCGGTGACGATAGAGGAGGATCATCTTTCGGAAACGAGCACAGTGATCACGAGTCCTCGTCAAATTTTGGGGAGCTTGATTTGGAGGCTTTGAGCAGATTGGATGGAAAAAGGCAGTCTTCAAGTTGTAGAATTCGAGACAGGTTCGAGCTAGTGGCACCTAATTCGGGAATTCTAAGGAAAGAATCTCCTCAAACTGTCATAAATCTCAGTCACAAATATAGACCGATGCTTTTTGAGGACTTGATTGGGCAAAACATAGTTGTTCAGTCCCTCAAGAGTGCAATTTCAAGAGGAAGAATCGCCCCCTTTTATCTTTTTCAAGGTCCACATGGAACTGGAAAAAGTTCATCTGCAAGAATTTTTGCTGCTGCTCTGAATTGCCTTGCCACTAAAGATCCAAAGCCTTGTGGGGTCTGTAGAGAATGTGTCGATTTGATATCTGGCAATGTCTGTGACCTTATCGAAGTTGATGGTTCTGATAAGAAAGGAATTGAAACAattgaaaatcttttgagaaaCCTTCTGAGGGAAAAGCAATCTACTCTTCTTAAGTACAAGGTTTATGTTGTCGACAAGTGTCACCTATTGCCTTCAAAGACATGGCTGTCACTACTTCGACTTCTTGAGAAACTCCTGCAGCATGTAGTTTTCATACTCATAACGACTGATATTGATAATGTGCATCATACTATGTTGTCTCGGTGTCAAAGAATTACTTTTAACAAAGTTAGCATTTGCGACATAATTGCTCGACTCAGGAAAATTGTTGATGATGAAAACTTATATGTTGAATCAGATGCATTAGATTTGATTGCTTCAAATGCAGATGGTTCGCCACAAGTTGCAGAAACTATGTTAGATCAGCTGACCCTGTTTGGGAAAAGAATCACCACGTCCATGGTGAATAAACTTGTGAGTTTTCATTCACATTTCTTCTTAAAATCCAATCGATAATTGTAGTGTTTTTCCTCTGATCACTGTGATACTTAACAGTTTTTTAATGCTTGCTCCCTGAATGGTTTTAGTATCGCACATATACATAAGTTGTGGGAAGCTATAATTCTCCTTACTTGCATATCAATCTAAACATGGTGCTAAAGCTGTTACAAGGTTACAAAGATTTTAGTTGGATTACTATCACTAGACATAACTTTTGTTGAGCAGTAAACACTCAATCCtataagtggtatcagagagaCCACATGTTTCATTCACATGAGTTGTAATTTGGAGGACTATCAAGGGCAGATTGTTAGGAAGTAATATTTGCTCTATTAGGCATAACGATTGAAAGGAGGTGCTTATCTATTAGGGAGTTACATCACTGCCACGAACTATTGCCTTTGGCTTAGCCCCCTATAtctttaataatatattatggTAACTGCATTGTGAAAGGAAACTGTTCAATTAATGTCCGAGTTGGAGAACTCAGAAGGCAAGCAAATGCACTTGGGTGTAGATGATTTCTTATCAGGTGGATCCATTGATTGAATCAAACCAAGTTATGTAAACTGCTTCCTTTTTTGTAGATTGGGGCTGTTCCTGATGATAGATTGCTGAATCTTTTGGAATTAGCCATGACATCAAATGCTACTGAAACAGTGAAGAGAGCCAGAGAATTGATGAATGCAGGTCATGATCCTGTAGTTTTAACGTCTCGAATGGCAACTCTTATTGTGGATATTATTGCTGGAACTTGCTCGAATGTCGATTCTAAGAACAATGATTCTTTCTTTGCTGGACGAATTTGTAAGTGAGACTCTGTTTATTCTTTCTTTATGGTTCTCTGGATGCTTCTTATTTTAGAATGTACTTTAAACTTTAGTAATTTCAGTGTCGGAAAGAGAATTAGACACACTCAAGCATGTGTTGACGATTCTCTCTGAGTCGGAGAAGCATCTGAGGGTATCAACCGAACGGTCAACGTGGTTCACAGCAACCCTGTTACAATTAAGTTCTGGCCCTTCACTCGGTCAAGCCAACTCGGTCAGTAGTAGACGACAGAGCTTCCAAACAACGGAGGAGGACCGTATAAAAATGTTCGGAGGATCTTCTGCCCAAAGGCAGACTGATGAACAACTTGCACCTGAAAAATCAGGTTCTGAAGTATCGTTTTCAGTATCAGCTAACCAGAATATAACGAGAATCGATGATCCAATATCATTTGATGCTGCCAGTAGTGATCCTAATGCCAACCAATTCGTAAATGGTGAGGCATTGGTTCTCTCTCAATATGATTGTGGAAATCGAAAAACTGCTTTGAGATACATGGACTCAAAGGTGTTGGCGGATATTTGGGTCCTGTGTATTGAGAAATGCCATTCTGAGACTCTGAGACAACTGCTTTCTTCTCATGGAAAGCTTGTATGCATTTCTGAAGTTAAAGGTGAGATTTTTCACCTAAAAGAAAACATTATGACCCGCAGTTTGCCAGAGAAAGTAGCTTTTTGAAGTGGTTTTCTTTTGCACTCCTGATGTATATTATTTCTGTTTGCAGGTGGATTTGTTGCTTATGTTGCATTCCAAGATAGTGCTATTAAAACCAGAGCAGAAGGTTATCTAAGCAGTATCGCTAATTTGTTCCAAATCGTTTTACAACACAATGTTGAGGTTGAAATCATCCTTTTACCAGATTCTTTGGGTCAGAAGCAGATCAAGAAATACATATTCACTACCCCGAAAAAGAAACTAACATGCTCGAAAAGAACAGAAAGCAATTCTGGTCTTAATTTGGAGTCGTTGAAGTTGGAAGAGTTAATCTATAATGAGTGCAAAGTTAATCAAACGAGGCAGTTTGAATCTGCCAAAGGAAATGATAAATCAAGCACTTCAAGAGAGAGCAAGCCGCTTCTTCCAATGCAGAGAATTGAATCCATCATGCGTGATCCAAGATTAGAAAGTGCACTGTCACAGGCTAATGAGACAGGCATTTCGGGGTCAATGGCTCATTCGAAAGCTGAACGGAATTATAATCTGACTCAGGCTGGTTCATTTCATCAAAATCATGTGAAGCTAATGAATTCAGAAAATTTACCATCCCAGCACTGGCAAGATGAGTTTAGCTatgaaatcacggcttcaaaaATGAATGATGGAATGGCATCTGAGAAGGACCGGACTACTAAGAGGATCAATGAGCATCTCATTGCTCAAAGCATGTTGCATAACAGTAGCTTTGCGAGAGATTTTGGCAAAGAAAATATGTAAGTTATTAGCTTGTCTATATATTGCTATTTCGAGTAAGTTATTAGCTTGTCTATATGTTAATATTTCGAGTTTTTCGGTGCCTCCAAAGGTGATTTTAGTTAGATTACTCCTAGGATCTTATTTTCAAGTGCCGTTATCTTTTGTGTGAGTGAAATATTCTCCACCAGAATTTAATTAGTGATAGATAGAGCAATTTCCTTTCTTTTTTTGCTTTGATATTTGTTAAGGCCTTCTATTTCCATTTTATGGCATTATAAAGATGTATTGACGTAAAATGCATCAAAACTTGTCatttggaaaaggattttctgtAAAGTTTTTTGGTGCCTTATACAGTGCATACGATTCTGGATCACAAAATGCCGGTTTCAGTGGTGTGTTCTGTTGGAACAGCAGCCAACCTCTCGGACGGGGAAAGGTAGGCTGCTTCATTCCTTGTTCACACTTGCATTTGCGAAATTTaaccttttcttttctttgtttGTTTCTAAGTTCTGTGTGTTGATCCTTCAATATATGATATGTTTCAATTCCAGGCTACACGGGCACGCAGAATTCGACGATTTTCATGGTTTGGAGTATGTGCAAGATGGAAGAAAGACAAAGGGTAcaatagataaaataaaaaagagtaTTGAAATGTTTATGTTTCCAATTTTTTCTTTCATTCTTTGGAAATTAACCATTTGGCTTCTGTATTTGTGTAAATTTTTCCTGTGTTATATGATAGAAATAAGAATTGAACGCTGGGACTGGGAAGCTATTCTTTCTGCTGCTGTTAAATCACCGCATCAACATACCACTAGTTTGAGCCTTGTGCTATGTATGTAtcagtattttttttaataccaaatgtattttttttttcgcgagattttttattattatgttaTGTTTTGTAATTATTTTTGGGGTCATAATTATACAACtatatttaatatgtaatttttaaaagaTAATGTGTGAATATTTGAACTTTAGAAAATGATTGAGATATGATAATTATGAATAAATTATCAATGTACTAAAATAtctttttatgatattttttattaaatgaaatgtattatttttctaagtggatatatatatttttaaaaaaatcaattagtAGAACAAAGTGTGATTATATATGACTAACGAACAATGTGTACTAGATGTGTGTGTAAAATAATGACTATTACGTATATAGATCATGATAATTAATCAATCGAATTGATTCATAAAATTTTGttgtaatttttaaattattatttagaaaataataatgcaattatattaaatatgtgTTTCGTAAAAGtaatatatgaatttttgaatttttaaagtaGATTAGATATTGTACTTATAAGTAAATTATATGCAAAACATTACATATCTAAATTAATAAGATATTTTtgtaataattaattgatgtcgCAAAATTGAACTACTAAGAATTTCGACCATTATATATACTATTAAAAGATACATACATGTTatatgtattattatttttcttaatttgatcaaataataataaaaaattaacacgaaattattttcaatttagaagAGATGTTCGATTTAAAAAAGAAGTTTCgtttagatttttttaaatgtaaaatATGGAGTGATTTGAGAAGGTTTTTTAGTAGGATAAGAAAGGTAATTATAGAATTAATATTTTGATGTCCTCTGAAGTAGTTACTCTAAAGTCTCacatttaataatatagtatatatatatatattattatcattattattattattaaagagTTTggtcttttaataaaataaaatatatattacaaTATTGAGATACAAATAAAGTAAATCTTTAAGATCATCTTTGATCTTTGAGCTACAACTCTGCTTTTGAACAAATATGcaaaaaaataatgtatttttgCACCAAATCCAAAGCTTTATCTCCATTTt from the Primulina eburnea isolate SZY01 chromosome 3, ASM2296580v1, whole genome shotgun sequence genome contains:
- the LOC140826890 gene encoding protein STICHEL-like isoform X2 yields the protein MVGGGGGIDPGRLTLKKELTQIRKGARVSRDPGTSSSWRSPMSSARSLGKNHYMHHYKKGDNDASAIPDPSVQFLQTPLHVESNTNCGSCDNYVNRGNVYVKEKETKVFLYNWSSKSESEKDGDVENGNDERRHSSHEESVDLEYSNRERKLLGNDSKRFAYLSDGCDSSIFKCKDTVVVPAIRHTIRESKRSNNSNNSLLRSNDKLQKQILLSRCCVKNMVENLTDAGVKRDGLVSLVYHSDDTEDECNSFLARSSMRQIHRKEEDSASHSTPTLSTSSYNDYGFKDSSAIMPHNPTMGDDAADDQVDFSVQQRCGIPCYWSKKLTRKSRVGYGNSYSPSLSETLRRKRGSILCGSQRSDQRRRHRTSTASNKRRLASRTTAKNVLSLLTNSGDDRGGSSFGNEHSDHESSSNFGELDLEALSRLDGKRQSSSCRIRDRFELVAPNSGILRKESPQTVINLSHKYRPMLFEDLIGQNIVVQSLKSAISRGRIAPFYLFQGPHGTGKSSSARIFAAALNCLATKDPKPCGVCRECVDLISGNVCDLIEVDGSDKKGIETIENLLRNLLREKQSTLLKYKVYVVDKCHLLPSKTWLSLLRLLEKLLQHVVFILITTDIDNVHHTMLSRCQRITFNKVSICDIIARLRKIVDDENLYVESDALDLIASNADGSPQVAETMLDQLTLFGKRITTSMVNKLIGAVPDDRLLNLLELAMTSNATETVKRARELMNAGHDPVVLTSRMATLIVDIIAGTCSNVDSKNNDSFFAGRILSERELDTLKHVLTILSESEKHLRVSTERSTWFTATLLQLSSGPSLGQANSVSSRRQSFQTTEEDRIKMFGGSSAQRQTDEQLAPEKSGSEVSFSVSANQNITRIDDPISFDAASSDPNANQFVNGEALVLSQYDCGNRKTALRYMDSKVLADIWVLCIEKCHSETLRQLLSSHGKLVCISEVKGGFVAYVAFQDSAIKTRAEGYLSSIANLFQIVLQHNVEVEIILLPDSLGQKQIKKYIFTTPKKKLTCSKRTESNSGLNLESLKLEELIYNECKVNQTRQFESAKGNDKSSTSRESKPLLPMQRIESIMRDPRLESALSQANETGISGSMAHSKAERNYNLTQAGSFHQNHVKLMNSENLPSQHWQDEFSYEITASKMNDGMASEKDRTTKRINEHLIAQSMLHNSSFARDFGKENIAYDSGSQNAGFSGVFCWNSSQPLGRGKATRARRIRRFSWFGVCARWKKDKGNKN
- the LOC140826890 gene encoding protein STICHEL-like isoform X1; amino-acid sequence: MVGGGGGIDPGRLTLKKELTQIRKGARVSRDPGTSSSWRSPMSSARSLGKNHYMHHYKKGDNDASAIPDPSVQFLQTPLHVESNTNCGSCDNYVNRGNVYVKEKETKVFLYNWSSKSESEKDGDVENGNDERRHSSHEESVDLEYSNRERKLLGNDSKRFAYLSDGCDSSIFKCKDTVVVPAIRHTIRESKRSNNSNNSLLRSNDKLQKQILLSRCCVKNMVENLTDAGVKRDGLVSLVYHSDDTEDECNSFLARSSMRQIHRKEEDSASHSTPTLSTSSYNDYGFKDSSAIMPHNPTMGDDAADDQVDFSVQQRCGIPCYWSKKLTRKSRVGYGNSYSPSLSETLRRKRGSILCGSQRSDQRRRHRTSTASNKRRLASRTTAKNVLSLLTNSGDDRGGSSFGNEHSDHESSSNFGELDLEALSRLDGKRQSSSCRIRDRFELVAPNSGILRKESPQTVINLSHKYRPMLFEDLIGQNIVVQSLKSAISRGRIAPFYLFQGPHGTGKSSSARIFAAALNCLATKDPKPCGVCRECVDLISGNVCDLIEVDGSDKKGIETIENLLRNLLREKQSTLLKYKVYVVDKCHLLPSKTWLSLLRLLEKLLQHVVFILITTDIDNVHHTMLSRCQRITFNKVSICDIIARLRKIVDDENLYVESDALDLIASNADGSPQVAETMLDQLTLFGKRITTSMVNKLIGAVPDDRLLNLLELAMTSNATETVKRARELMNAGHDPVVLTSRMATLIVDIIAGTCSNVDSKNNDSFFAGRILSERELDTLKHVLTILSESEKHLRVSTERSTWFTATLLQLSSGPSLGQANSVSSRRQSFQTTEEDRIKMFGGSSAQRQTDEQLAPEKSGSEVSFSVSANQNITRIDDPISFDAASSDPNANQFVNGEALVLSQYDCGNRKTALRYMDSKVLADIWVLCIEKCHSETLRQLLSSHGKLVCISEVKGGFVAYVAFQDSAIKTRAEGYLSSIANLFQIVLQHNVEVEIILLPDSLGQKQIKKYIFTTPKKKLTCSKRTESNSGLNLESLKLEELIYNECKVNQTRQFESAKGNDKSSTSRESKPLLPMQRIESIMRDPRLESALSQANETGISGSMAHSKAERNYNLTQAGSFHQNHVKLMNSENLPSQHWQDEFSYEITASKMNDGMASEKDRTTKRINEHLIAQSMLHNSSFARDFGKENIAYDSGSQNAGFSGVFCWNSSQPLGRGKATRARRIRRFSWFGVCARWKKDKGYNR